The window TCGTCGCCAGTAAATTGCCGCCAAAGGCCGGTCTGGTTTGCTGCAGAAGGCCGCTGAGCGGGTCGATTTCCAAGACGGTGCAGTCGGCCGTCAAACCGGTGCGTTGCCTGGCGGCGACGCGCGGAGCTACCGAACGGCCAAAATCAGTTGCCCCAAAGAGGACCACTTCCGGACGGTATCCTTTTATCAAGTGACAAATCATCGTATAAAAAGCAGGCTCCAATTGTGCGGCGAATCGCGGATCCTGGCAGACATAAACCAGATCGGCGCCTGCCGCGATCAATTGCCTGGCCTGGAATGCTGTCTCAGCCGGGCTCAGCAGAACCGCTGCCAGACGGCAGCCGCGCAGTTTGGCAAGTTCGCTGGCTTTGCCCAGCAATTCGAAACTGACCGGCAGCAATTCGCCTGATTGGCTGCGCTCGCAGACTACCCAGATATCTTGATATGCCGTTAAATCAAGCGCAGGACTGTCTTCTTTTGCGATGCTGAGCGCGTTTTGGGGGCAGCTCTGCAAACAGATACCGCACAAAGTACAACCTTCCCCCAACACAGCTTTGCGGTTCTGCAGTGTCAGCGCCGCGGCTGGGCAACTTTTGCAGCAGAAACCACAGCCAATACAGAGATCCCGATCAATCCTCAATCCAGTCATCTATTTCAGTTCCTCCCTGATCCGCGCAGCCAAAGCCTGCACCTGTTCTGTTAAGCTGCCCGCAAAGAAGACGCACGCATGGCTCCGCTGCGGTACGCCGGTGCGCACCACCTGGGTGGGTGAGCCGCTTAAGCCGCAGCGGCTGACATCCGCCTGCAGAGCCACCGCATCCAGCAATTGGAACGGCGCAGTTTCGCCAAACTCCACCCCGCTGATACTGGGCAGCCGCGGCTGATTGATATCTTTGGCAATGGTCAGCAAAGCCGGCAGCCTGATCTGCAGCAATTGGCGCTGACCGTCCAGACTGCGGCGCACCGTCATTTCCCGCGGCTTAATCTCGAGGATCTTCTCCACATTGGTCAGATGCGGTATTTCCAGGTGCTCCGCCAATTCCGGCCCGATCTGCGCCGTATCGCCGTCAATGGCCATGCGTCCGCAGAGGATCAAATCAAAATCACCCAATTGCCTGACGCCCAGGCTCAAGACATAAGAAGTGGCCAAGGTGTCGGCACCGGCAAAAGCACGGTCGGATAACAGCAGGGCCCGATCGGCGCCGCGACTCAGCGCATCCCGCAGTAAGCGTTCCGTGGCCGGAATGCCCATGCTGATCACGCTGATTTCGCCGCCCAGTTGTTCTTTGATTTCAATGGCCTGTTCCAGCGCATAGGTATCGAAGGGATTGATCACCGACTGATTGCCGTCGCGCAAAATTGTTTTCGTGACCGGATCGAGTCGCACTTCATTGGAAGAAGGCACTTGTTTGATACAAACGATGATTTTCATACCTTTTCGCCTCCATCCGCCTCGAATAAATTACCGTTGCCCAACAGATTCCGCGGGTCAAAGACCTTTTTTAAAGCTGCCATCTCGGCAATATGCTCTGCTCCGTACATGGTCAGCAGCATCTTGGTTTTCAGTTTGCCTACGCCGTGCTCCGCCGCCACCGCGCCGCCCATTTGGCAGATTTGGGCTGCCCATTGCTGATATAAGGCTTTGCCTTTCCAAAAATCCGCTTCATTGCGAGGCAGAATATTCACATGCAGGTGATTGTTGCCGATATGACCCCATATGGCCGACTGCAGCTGATTTTCCCGTAAACCCCGGCGATAGAGCGCCACAACTTGAGCCAATTGATCATCCGGTACCGACATATCCGTGCCTAATTTTGTGATCATCGGATAATTTTGTTTGCGGCGATCAATCAGCAGATTGGCGCTTTCCGGAACGGCATGGCGGAAGAACTGTAATTGGGTCAGATCCGCTTCTGTTCTGGCAACCCAGGTATCCGCTTTATTGCCGCCAGATTGCTGCAGAACAGCCCCGATCTGCCGCAACTGCGCTAAGGCTTCGGCTGCATCCTGACAATGCAGTTCGGTGTAAATACAGTAGCGATAGGATTCCGGCACCTCCGGCAGGCGGGCGAAGGCGCTGCTCAGGCGTTTTTGCTGGCGCAGCAGCTCCAGCGCATCCGCATCAAAGGCTTCCAGGGCTGCCAGATGCTGTACTTGGCTGCGCAGCCGCATGGTAAACTGAACAGCCTGATCCTCATCGGCAAAAAAGCAGCTGACCCCCCAAATCAGCCTGGGATGTTCCATCAGCGCCAGCTCAATTGCCGTGATCACACCCAGGGTACCGTCTGAGCCAATCAGGAGATCGATCGCATCCATATTATCTTCAATATAATAACCGGAGGCGCTCTTGGTTTGCGGCATCCGGTATGTAGGCAGATTCAGTTCCAGAGTCTCCTGATTCGTCAGCGGCAGAGATAAACGGCGGCCACGGGCAAACACCTCGCCGCGGCGTAAGGCAATCATACGGCCGTCGCTCAGCAGCATGCGCAGCGCGCTGATGTGATGACGGATCGGACCGTAGAGGAAAGTGCGAGCGCCGGAGGCATTGCAGGCTGTCATACCGCCAATCGTAGCCGATGCTTCGGTTGGATCCGGCGCAAAAAATTGCCGCGGGGCTTTGCCAAAGTCCTCATAAGCCTGCAAAGCAGCCGTATCCCAGCCGGAGCTGGCAAATTGCTTTTTTTTAATCATTTTTTTGAACTCCGATAAAACCAAACCCGGTTGGACGGTAAAATAAAACCGTCCCGATTCATCCCGGCGGCAGCCGATCACCCGATTCATCCGGCTCAGATTCATCACATGCCCCCGCAAGGGCACAGCGGCGGCAGCCAGACCCGTACGGGCTCCCTGAATGGTCAGCGGTGTCGCGCTTTGATATAGGTACGCAAGTATAGAAAGGATTTCCGCTTCGCTGACCGGAAAAGAAATACTGTCCGCCTGACCGACTGTCCGCGATTCGTCCCGCAGATATTCCGCATATTGCTCATTCAGCGGTTTGATTAAGTTGTTCATGAAAAAGGCCTCCCCGTCTGGATTATGGTAGCTGAAGATCAGGCCGGAATCGAACCCATCCCGGCCTGATACGCAAAGAAGGATTTCTATTTTTCAGCCTTACCCCAGGAAAACTACGGCGATTTATAAACCACTTTCCCGTCGATCACCGTCTGCAGGACTTTTAAATCAGCAATTTTCTCCGGATCAATCCGCAAAATATCATCACTCAAAACTGCAAAATCCGCCAGTTTACCGGGTTCCAAACTGCCGATTTGGTGCTCCAGGCCCAGATAGTAAGCACCATTCTTGATGAACAGTTCCAGCATTTCCATCACACCAATACATTCTTCGCTGCCCAGCTGCACCCCGCGGGAGGTGCGGCGCGTCACTGCTGCCCGCATGCCCAGAAACGGGTTATAATGAGCGGACGTCATATCGGAATTAGCGAAAACGCGAATGCCGTTAGCCAGATAGGTGCGCAGCGGAATAAAGCGATTGACCCGCTCCACTTCCAAATTATGAAAATAAATATCCCCCTCTGCAAAGATAAAGCCGGGCTGCACAGAAACGCCGATGTCACGGCGCCGCATGATTTCCAGGGCTTCTTGCGTTGGCAGATAACCATGAATGATATGGTGGCGGCGAGTTTCTACTCTGCTATCCTCGGCCATGATGCGATCAAAACTGCGGCAGGCAATGTCCTGGGCCAAATCGCCGCAGCAATGAATGCCGATCGACCAACCTGCCCGGTGACCGATGCGGAAATATTCCTCTAAACGGCTGATATCCAGGCGCAGCGGAATTTTTGTCTCGCTGCCGTCGAGCCAAGGCTCGTTCATCAGAGCAGTCTTGGAGCCGACACCACCGTCAATCGCCATTTTCAAGCCAGCCAGGCGCAGATAATCATCACCAAATCCCTCAAATATGCCCAGGGTCGGCACCAGATTCTGCAGATCTTTACCTTGAGCGGCATACAATCCATACCAGGCCGGCATCATGGCGACACGCTGCGCCAATTTTCCGGCATTGCGCGTTTTTTGATAGGCCTTCATTTCCTGCGGACCGACACCCGGATCCAGCAAGGAGGTGATGCCGTATTTCAGATACTCCCGGCCGGCCCGCTCGATGGCCGCCATCAGCTCGCTTTCTTGGTCGGCAGTGCCGGCATTGCGGGGAATACAGGCCCGCACCGCGTTTTGCGCGCCATTGATCAGATAACCGTTCGGTTCACCGTCTTCCCGGCAGACAATGGTTCCTCTTTCGGGTTGGGGGCTGCCTTTTTCTATCCCTGCCGCCTGAAGGGCCAAAGAATTGGCGACGCTGCCGGCAAAAAGGCGATGCAGCAGGACCGGATGATGCGGAGCCGCCTGATCCAATTCCCAGCACGTGGGCGGCCGATCTTCCTCAAACTGTGACTCAATCCAACCGGCGCCTTCGATCCAGCTGCCGGCAGGCAGGACCGCCGCTTTAGCGGCGACCAACCCCAGCAGATCGGCAATCGTTTTACAATCGAACAACAACACGCCGGCCATGCTGATTCCGGCTTCCACGACATGGTTATGGGAATCGATAATGCCGGGAATAACCGTTTGACCCTGCAAATCGATGATTTCCATGGAACCGTCCAGATTTTCCAACAACTCCTGATTGCTGCCGGTCATGCTGATTATATTGCCGTCAACCAGCATTGCCTGCACGATTTCCCGTTTCTCATTCAGTGTAATGATATTTCCGTTATAATAGAGCTTCATCATTCAGCTTGCCCTCCGCTTCCATTTTTGATTGAACTCTCATCGATTTTTTCTCATTCAGCATGATTTCCTGCAGCTTCATTTGGATCCTCTCGCATTGCGCCTGCACATTTGGTGTCAGACGGGCAGCCAGATACTCAGCCAATTGCAGATAGAGCAAGAGACCTGTCTCCACACGCTGCAGCAAAGGAAAACCATCGGCCAAACCGAAGGCCAGCCCCATCATCTCCACCAAGTCTCTCCCTTTGGCTTCCGCCGAATACGCCAGACACAACTGCTCGTAAAAATCATTTTCGCTTTGCAATAAAACCCCTTTGGCTACCAGCATCAATTTAACCAGACCGTAAGTCAAGCCATAGAGACCCAGCAGCATTTTACC of the Negativicutes bacterium genome contains:
- a CDS encoding electron transfer flavoprotein subunit alpha, producing the protein MTGLRIDRDLCIGCGFCCKSCPAAALTLQNRKAVLGEGCTLCGICLQSCPQNALSIAKEDSPALDLTAYQDIWVVCERSQSGELLPVSFELLGKASELAKLRGCRLAAVLLSPAETAFQARQLIAAGADLVYVCQDPRFAAQLEPAFYTMICHLIKGYRPEVVLFGATDFGRSVAPRVAARQRTGLTADCTVLEIDPLSGLLQQTRPAFGGNLLATIICPNHRPQMATVRPGILALPGLDFQRSGEVIVCSAPQALPQTLRLLQTEPAAAAASIAEAEILVVAGRGIGNAKNMKWIYELAELLGAAVGVSRPLVDAGWAEYAHQVGQTGFTVAPRLLLSFGVSGAIQHLAGISRSECIIAVNNDPQAPIFEISHYGLIADCTEVLQELLTAFKG
- a CDS encoding electron transfer flavoprotein subunit beta/FixA family protein gives rise to the protein MKIIVCIKQVPSSNEVRLDPVTKTILRDGNQSVINPFDTYALEQAIEIKEQLGGEISVISMGIPATERLLRDALSRGADRALLLSDRAFAGADTLATSYVLSLGVRQLGDFDLILCGRMAIDGDTAQIGPELAEHLEIPHLTNVEKILEIKPREMTVRRSLDGQRQLLQIRLPALLTIAKDINQPRLPSISGVEFGETAPFQLLDAVALQADVSRCGLSGSPTQVVRTGVPQRSHACVFFAGSLTEQVQALAARIREELK
- a CDS encoding FAD-binding oxidoreductase, producing MNNLIKPLNEQYAEYLRDESRTVGQADSISFPVSEAEILSILAYLYQSATPLTIQGARTGLAAAAVPLRGHVMNLSRMNRVIGCRRDESGRFYFTVQPGLVLSEFKKMIKKKQFASSGWDTAALQAYEDFGKAPRQFFAPDPTEASATIGGMTACNASGARTFLYGPIRHHISALRMLLSDGRMIALRRGEVFARGRRLSLPLTNQETLELNLPTYRMPQTKSASGYYIEDNMDAIDLLIGSDGTLGVITAIELALMEHPRLIWGVSCFFADEDQAVQFTMRLRSQVQHLAALEAFDADALELLRQQKRLSSAFARLPEVPESYRYCIYTELHCQDAAEALAQLRQIGAVLQQSGGNKADTWVARTEADLTQLQFFRHAVPESANLLIDRRKQNYPMITKLGTDMSVPDDQLAQVVALYRRGLRENQLQSAIWGHIGNNHLHVNILPRNEADFWKGKALYQQWAAQICQMGGAVAAEHGVGKLKTKMLLTMYGAEHIAEMAALKKVFDPRNLLGNGNLFEADGGEKV
- a CDS encoding amidohydrolase; translation: MMKLYYNGNIITLNEKREIVQAMLVDGNIISMTGSNQELLENLDGSMEIIDLQGQTVIPGIIDSHNHVVEAGISMAGVLLFDCKTIADLLGLVAAKAAVLPAGSWIEGAGWIESQFEEDRPPTCWELDQAAPHHPVLLHRLFAGSVANSLALQAAGIEKGSPQPERGTIVCREDGEPNGYLINGAQNAVRACIPRNAGTADQESELMAAIERAGREYLKYGITSLLDPGVGPQEMKAYQKTRNAGKLAQRVAMMPAWYGLYAAQGKDLQNLVPTLGIFEGFGDDYLRLAGLKMAIDGGVGSKTALMNEPWLDGSETKIPLRLDISRLEEYFRIGHRAGWSIGIHCCGDLAQDIACRSFDRIMAEDSRVETRRHHIIHGYLPTQEALEIMRRRDIGVSVQPGFIFAEGDIYFHNLEVERVNRFIPLRTYLANGIRVFANSDMTSAHYNPFLGMRAAVTRRTSRGVQLGSEECIGVMEMLELFIKNGAYYLGLEHQIGSLEPGKLADFAVLSDDILRIDPEKIADLKVLQTVIDGKVVYKSP